Proteins encoded in a region of the Perca fluviatilis chromosome 8, GENO_Pfluv_1.0, whole genome shotgun sequence genome:
- the LOC120563699 gene encoding carboxypeptidase A1-like has protein sequence MMRGLIALTALVVAVLGKEMFEGHQVLRIVAKDETQLPLIKNLEDMVEFELDFWRGVTDVSSPVDVRVPFHSLQSVKIHLESQDIEYSIMIGDLQVMLDEEQQEMESAARIAEPRNTDSFDFSRYHTISEIYSFQDMLVAENPNLVSKIVIGQSYEGRPLNVLKFSTGGTKRPAIWLDTGIHSREWVTQASGTWFAKKIVTDYGRDPAITAILNKMDIFLEIVTNPDGYYFTHNSNRMWRKTRKPNSGSSCVGVDPNRNWDAGFGGAGASNNPCSETYRGPRAHSEPEVKSIVDFVKSHGNFKAFVSIHSYSQMLLYPYGYTKTPCKDQAELHNLAKKAITDLASLYNTSYRYGSIINTIYQASGGTIDWTYNQGIKYSYTFELRDTGRYGFILPANQIIPTAKETWLALMAIMDHTSKNMY, from the exons ATGATGAGGGGGCTGATCGCACTCACCGCGCTGGTTGTGGCCGTTCTCGGCAAGGAGATGTTTGAGGG GCATCAGGTGCTTCGCATTGTTGCAAAGGATGAAACCCAGCTGCCTCTTATCAAGAACCTGGAGGACATGGTCGAGTTTGAG CTGGACTTCTGGAGGGGAGTAACTGATGTGTCCTCTCCTGTGGATGTCAGAGTTCCATTCCACAGCCTGCAGTCCGTCAAAATTCACCTGGAGAGTCAGGACATCGAGTACTCCATCATGATCGGAGACCTTCAG GTGATGCTCGATGAGGAACAGCAGGAGATGGAGTCTGCTGCTCGTATCGCTGAGCCCAGGAACACTGACAGCTTCGACTTCTCCAGGTACCACACCATCAGCGAG ATCTACAGTTTCCAGGACATGCTGGTGGCTGAGAATCCCAACCTGGTCAGCAAGATTGTGATCGGTCAGAGCTACGAGGGTCGCCCCCTGAACGTGCTCAAG TTCAGCACCGGTGGAACCAAACGTCCCGCCATCTGGCTCGACACTGGAATCCATTCCAGAGAGTGGGTCACTCAGGCCAGTGGCACCTGGTTCGCCAAAAAG ATTGTGACTGATTATGGACGTGACCCCGCTATCACCGCCATCCTCAACAAGATGGACATCTTCCTGGAGATTGTGACCAACCCCGATGGCTACTACTTTACTCACAACAGC AACCGTATGTGGCGTAAGACCAGGAAGCCCAACTCCGGCTCTAGCTGTGTGGGAGTCGATCCCAACAGGAACTGGGATGCTGGTTTTGGAG GAGCTGGTGCCAGCAACAACCCCTGCTCAGAGACCTACCGTGGACCCAGAGCTCACTCTGAGCCTGAGGTCAAGTCCATTGTGGACTTTGTGAAGTCCCACGGTAACTTCAAGGCCTTTGTCTCCATCCATTCCTATTCCCAGATGCTCTTGTACCCCTACGGCTACACCAAGACTCCATGCAAGGACCAGGCTGAGCTG CACAATCTGGCTAAGAAGGCTATCACTGACCTGGCCTCCCTGTACAATACTAGCTACAGATATGGCAGCATCATCAACACCATCT ACCAAGCTAGTGGGGGCACCATTGACTGGACCTACAACCAGGGCATCAAGTACTCCTACACCTTCGAGCTGAGGGACACCGGCCGTTATGGCTTCATcctgccagccaatcagatcatCCCCACTGCCAAGGAGACTTGGTTGGCTCTGATGGCTATCATGGATCACACCTCCAAGAACATgtactaa
- the cep41 gene encoding centrosomal protein of 41 kDa codes for MSFNRGIGSVQYLKKRIPKNEKYQHVKTRLDTGCSLTKYMERLEEIKKNYRYRKDEIFKRLKVTTFAQLILQVASVSDLNESEIDGESHGPEDSLSVVSDADLECLSEHTNGSPRLLSDRQDTGDAREICYSARSTLLSVINGVGELNVNRNHQKMENESVASPEVADRPYPDCPYLLLDVRDRDQYDRCHIISAHSFPIATLSRTMNPYTKDVLEYKNTAGKIIIVYDEDERIASQAATVMCERGFENLFLLSGGLKVIAQRFPEGLTTGCIPTSCLSSPTPKGKKSSVPPPQQQQQPSQAAEKRWRFSSDELAKIQEQLEEILIPSNSNSRMSSRMSSSSSQSQASSARSRQSSSTAGRDSARAQSSRPWK; via the exons ATGTCGTTCAATCGGGGCATCGGCAGTGtgcag TACCTGAAAAAAAGGATACCGAAAAACGAAAAGTATCAACATGTCAAAACAAGGCTGGACACAG GGTGCAGCCTCACAAAGTATATGGAAAGACTGGAGGAGATTAAAAAAA ATTACAGGTATCGAAAAGATGAAATCTTCAAGCGGTTAAAAGTGACAACGTTTGCACAATTG ATACTTCAGGTAGCCTCCGTATCAGACCTGAATGAAAGTGAAATTGACGGCGAATCACACGGCCCGGAAG ACAGTCTGTCAGTGGTGTCTGATGCAGACCTAGAGTGTCTGTCTGAACACACCAACGGCTCCCCGAGGCTTCTTTCAGATCGTCAGGATACAGGAGACGCCAGGGAAATCTGCTACTCTGCCAGGTCGACACTGCTAAG TGTTATTAATGGTGTGGGAGAGCTGAACGTCAACAGGAACCATCAGAAGATGGAGAATGAGTCGGTGGCCAGCCCCGAGGTAGCCGACAGGCCGTACCCCGACTGCCCCTACCTGCTGCTGGACGTGCGGGACCGTGACCAGTACGACCGCTGCCACATCATCAGCG CACACAGTTTTCCCATCGCCACGCTATCTCGAACGATGAACCCCTACACCAAAGACGTGCTGGAATAT AAAAATACAGCAGGGAAGATCATCATCGTGTATGATGAGGACGAGAGAATAGCCAGCCAGGCGGCCACCGTCATGTGTGAACGAGGATTTGAGAatctgtttctgctgtctggAG GTCTCAAGGTAATCGCTCAGAGATTTCCAGAAGGGCTGACGACGGGCTGCATCCCGACCTCGTGTCTGTCCTCTCCCACACCCAAGGGGAAGAAGAGCTCCGTGCCGccgccgcagcagcagcagcagccgtcaCAAGCGGCGGAGAAGAGGTGGCGGTTCTCATCAGACGAGCTGGCCAAGATCCAGGAGCAGCTGGAGGAGATCCTGATCCCCAGTAACTCCAACA GCCGCATGTCCAGCCGCATGTCGTCCAGCAGCTCCCAGTCTCAAGCGTCCAGCGCTCGGAGTCGACAGAGTTCCTCTACAGCTGGGAGGGACAGCGCCAGGGCTCAGAGCAGTAGACCCTGGAAATAa